In a genomic window of Bordetella petrii:
- the ppsA gene encoding phosphoenolpyruvate synthase, producing the protein MSYVVSFEQLRMTDVDSVGGKNASLGEMISQLSGAGVRVPGGFATTAEAFRDFLKASGLDQRISTRLSTLNPEDVRELATAGAEIRQWIVEAPFSPEFEQQIRSAFAALDADGKGSFAVRSSATAEDLPDASFAGQQETFLNVVGIDDVLDKIRHVFASLYNDRAISYRVHKGYAHAEVALSAGVQRMVRSDKGSAGVMFTIDTESGFQDVVFITSSYGLGETVVQGAVNPDEFYVFKPTLEQGHYPIVSRRIGSKLIKMEFDPERPEGRAVRTVDVPVSERNRYSLSDDEVTELARYAVIIEKHYGRPMDIEWGRDGIDGKIYILQARPETVKSQQSGNDVQQRYRLKATGQVLITGRAIGQKIGSGPVRVVADISEMDKVQPGDVLVTDMTDPNWEPVMKRASAIVTNRGGRTCHAAIIARELGIPAVVGCGEATDVLKEGQSVTVSCAEGDEGRIYDGLIETEVEEVRRGEMPPIDVKIMMNVGNPQLAFDFAQIPNSGVGLARLEFIINNNIGIHPKAVLDYPNVDGELKKAVESAARGYASPRAFFVEKLAEGIATIAAAFWPKSVIVRMSDFKSNEYRKLVGGSRYEPEEENPMLGFRGASRYIAADFAECFRMECEALKKVRDEMGLTNVEIMVPFVRTVGQARRVVDLLAAHGLARGENGLKLIMMCEVPSNALLADEFLQYFDGFSIGSNDMTQLTLGLDRDSGMELLAADFDERDDAVKFMLRRAIKACLAANKYVGICGQGPSDHPDFAQWLKDEGILSMSLNPDTVVDTWQRLAK; encoded by the coding sequence ATGTCGTATGTCGTTTCGTTCGAGCAGCTCCGCATGACGGATGTGGACTCGGTAGGAGGCAAAAACGCATCGCTAGGTGAAATGATCAGTCAGCTGTCCGGCGCGGGCGTCCGCGTACCGGGCGGCTTCGCCACGACCGCCGAGGCTTTCCGCGATTTCCTCAAGGCGTCGGGCCTGGATCAGCGCATCTCCACCCGCCTCAGCACGCTCAACCCCGAAGACGTCCGCGAACTGGCCACGGCCGGCGCCGAGATCCGCCAATGGATCGTCGAGGCCCCGTTTTCGCCCGAATTCGAACAGCAGATCCGCTCCGCCTTTGCCGCGCTCGATGCCGACGGCAAGGGTTCGTTCGCCGTGCGCTCGTCGGCCACCGCCGAAGACCTGCCCGACGCATCGTTTGCCGGCCAGCAGGAAACCTTCCTGAACGTGGTGGGCATCGATGACGTGCTCGACAAGATCCGCCACGTGTTCGCTTCGTTGTACAACGACCGCGCTATCTCGTATCGCGTGCACAAGGGCTACGCGCATGCCGAAGTGGCGTTGTCGGCGGGCGTGCAGCGCATGGTGCGTTCCGACAAGGGCAGCGCGGGCGTGATGTTCACCATCGATACCGAGTCCGGGTTCCAGGACGTGGTGTTCATTACCTCGTCGTACGGCCTGGGCGAAACCGTGGTGCAGGGCGCGGTGAACCCCGACGAGTTCTACGTGTTCAAGCCCACACTTGAACAAGGCCATTATCCCATCGTCAGCCGCCGCATCGGCTCGAAGCTGATCAAGATGGAATTCGACCCCGAGCGCCCCGAAGGCCGCGCCGTGCGCACCGTTGACGTGCCGGTGTCCGAGCGCAACCGCTATTCGCTCAGCGACGACGAAGTCACCGAACTGGCGCGCTACGCAGTCATTATCGAAAAACACTACGGCCGCCCCATGGATATCGAATGGGGCCGCGACGGCATCGACGGCAAGATCTACATCCTGCAGGCCCGCCCCGAAACCGTGAAGTCGCAGCAAAGCGGCAACGACGTGCAGCAGCGCTATCGCTTGAAGGCCACCGGCCAGGTACTGATAACCGGCCGCGCCATCGGCCAGAAGATCGGCTCCGGCCCGGTGCGGGTGGTGGCTGATATTTCCGAAATGGACAAGGTCCAGCCCGGCGACGTGCTGGTCACCGACATGACCGACCCCAACTGGGAGCCGGTCATGAAGCGCGCCTCGGCCATTGTCACCAACCGCGGCGGCCGCACCTGCCACGCGGCCATCATCGCGCGCGAGCTGGGCATCCCGGCGGTAGTGGGCTGCGGCGAAGCCACCGACGTGCTGAAAGAAGGGCAGTCGGTCACGGTGTCGTGCGCCGAGGGCGATGAAGGCCGTATCTACGATGGCCTGATCGAAACCGAGGTCGAGGAAGTGCGGCGCGGCGAAATGCCGCCCATCGACGTCAAGATCATGATGAACGTCGGCAATCCGCAACTGGCGTTCGATTTCGCCCAGATTCCCAACTCGGGGGTGGGCCTGGCGCGCCTGGAATTCATCATCAACAACAATATCGGCATCCACCCCAAGGCAGTGCTCGACTACCCCAATGTCGATGGCGAGCTGAAAAAGGCGGTCGAATCGGCCGCGCGCGGCTATGCCAGCCCGCGCGCCTTCTTCGTCGAGAAGCTGGCCGAAGGCATTGCCACCATCGCGGCGGCATTCTGGCCCAAGTCGGTCATCGTGCGCATGTCCGACTTCAAGTCGAACGAATACCGCAAGCTGGTGGGTGGCTCGCGCTATGAGCCCGAAGAAGAAAACCCCATGCTGGGCTTCCGGGGCGCGTCGCGCTACATCGCGGCCGACTTCGCCGAGTGCTTCCGCATGGAGTGCGAAGCCCTGAAGAAAGTGCGCGACGAAATGGGCCTGACCAACGTCGAGATCATGGTGCCGTTCGTGCGCACCGTGGGGCAGGCGCGCCGCGTGGTCGATCTACTGGCCGCGCACGGCCTGGCGCGCGGCGAAAACGGCCTGAAGCTCATCATGATGTGCGAAGTGCCGTCCAACGCGCTGCTGGCCGACGAATTCCTGCAGTATTTCGACGGCTTCTCCATCGGCTCGAACGACATGACCCAGCTCACCCTGGGCCTGGACCGCGATTCGGGCATGGAACTGCTGGCGGCCGATTTCGACGAACGCGACGACGCGGTGAAGTTCATGCTGCGCCGTGCCATCAAGGCATGCCTGGCGGCCAACAAGTACGTGGGCATCTGCGGCCAAGGCCCCAGCGACCACCCCGACTTCGCTCAGTGGCTGAAAGACGAAGGCATCCTGTCCATGTCGCTGAACCCGGATACCGTGGTCGACACCTGGCAGCGCCTGGCCAAATGA
- the ppsR gene encoding posphoenolpyruvate synthetase regulatory kinase/phosphorylase PpsR, translating to MASPPIERTVYIVSDSTGITAETFSHSVLSQFEEVHFRPVRLPFIDTVEKAREVAARINRNALETGVPPIVFSTLVNPASMECVRNANGIFLDLFGTFVGHIEQALGLKSSHSIGRSHMAANSEQYRNRIDAINFSLAHDDGQFITQLDQADVILVGVSRCGKTPTSLYLAMQYAIKAANFPLTPDDFERGTLPSTVAPHRGKLFGLSIQPERLAEVRNERRPNSKYAKLEQCRYEVAEAERMMRREGISWLSTTTKSIEEIATTVMQEVGLDRSN from the coding sequence ATGGCTTCGCCCCCTATCGAACGGACTGTCTACATCGTTTCGGACAGTACCGGCATTACCGCCGAGACCTTCAGCCACTCGGTGCTTTCGCAATTCGAGGAAGTGCATTTCCGGCCGGTACGCCTGCCTTTTATCGACACCGTCGAAAAGGCCCGGGAAGTCGCCGCCCGCATCAACCGCAACGCCCTCGAAACCGGCGTGCCGCCCATTGTGTTCAGCACGCTGGTCAACCCGGCCAGCATGGAATGCGTGCGCAACGCCAACGGCATCTTCCTGGACCTGTTCGGCACCTTCGTCGGGCATATCGAGCAGGCCCTGGGGCTGAAATCCAGCCACTCGATCGGCCGCTCGCATATGGCGGCGAATTCCGAGCAGTACCGCAACCGCATCGACGCCATCAACTTCAGCCTGGCGCACGATGACGGCCAGTTCATCACCCAGCTCGATCAGGCCGACGTCATCCTGGTGGGGGTGTCCCGTTGCGGCAAGACGCCCACCAGCCTGTACCTGGCCATGCAGTACGCCATCAAGGCGGCCAATTTCCCATTGACCCCCGACGATTTCGAGCGCGGCACCCTGCCCTCGACGGTGGCGCCGCACCGGGGCAAGCTGTTCGGTTTGTCGATCCAGCCCGAGCGCCTGGCCGAAGTGCGCAACGAGCGCCGCCCCAACAGCAAGTACGCCAAGCTGGAGCAATGCCGCTACGAGGTGGCCGAGGCCGAGCGCATGATGCGCCGGGAAGGTATTTCGTGGCTGTCGACCACCACCAAATCGATCGAGGAAATCGCCACGACCGTCATGCAGGAAGTGGGGCTGGACCGCTCGAATTGA
- a CDS encoding TrmH family RNA methyltransferase: protein MKQIASRDNPQFKQLQRLAQHAGRRGEPAILEGVHLCQAWLAEAGPPAWAVFDAGRVQQPELAALLAAVPPRQALLLESRLLRHLETVETGQGVLFVVDPPTPALPARLDEPMVWLDRVQDPGNVGTILRVCAAAGIGRVLLSPGCAAAWSPKVLRGGQGAHFALALHEHADLQACAQRLEIPLAATTLEGAQDLYATRLPPACAWVFGHEGQGVAPALQQAAALRVRIDHAPAVESLNVAVAAALCLFEQRRQMQQA from the coding sequence ATGAAGCAGATCGCCTCGCGCGACAACCCCCAGTTCAAGCAATTGCAGCGCCTGGCGCAGCATGCCGGCCGGCGCGGCGAGCCCGCCATCCTGGAAGGCGTGCACCTGTGCCAGGCCTGGCTCGCCGAGGCCGGCCCGCCGGCGTGGGCCGTGTTCGACGCCGGACGGGTGCAACAACCCGAGCTGGCCGCGTTGCTCGCGGCGGTGCCGCCGCGGCAGGCGCTGCTGCTGGAATCCCGCCTGCTGCGCCACCTGGAAACCGTGGAAACCGGGCAAGGCGTGCTGTTCGTGGTGGACCCACCCACGCCCGCATTGCCGGCGCGACTGGACGAGCCCATGGTGTGGCTGGACCGGGTGCAAGACCCCGGCAATGTCGGCACCATCCTGCGCGTGTGCGCGGCGGCCGGTATCGGGCGGGTGCTGCTGTCGCCCGGCTGCGCGGCGGCGTGGTCGCCCAAGGTACTGCGCGGCGGGCAGGGCGCGCATTTTGCGCTGGCGCTGCACGAACACGCCGACCTGCAGGCCTGTGCCCAGCGGCTTGAAATACCGCTGGCGGCCACCACCCTGGAAGGCGCGCAAGACCTGTACGCCACCCGGCTGCCGCCGGCCTGCGCCTGGGTATTCGGCCATGAAGGGCAGGGCGTGGCGCCCGCGCTGCAGCAGGCGGCCGCGCTGCGCGTACGCATCGACCACGCGCCAGCGGTCGAATCGCTGAACGTGGCCGTAGCCGCCGCCCTGTGCCTGTTCGAGCAGCGCCGGCAGATGCAGCAGGCGTAG
- the rnhB gene encoding ribonuclease HII, protein MEQPSLFAEVPDFAGILMAGVDEAGRGPLAGGVYAAAVILDPGRPVDGLADSKVLTAERREELAAHIQERALAWCVASATVLEIDTLNILRATLLAMQRAVDGLGQAPQVAMVDGNQAPTLRCTVQTVIKGDALVPAISAASILAKTARDADLQRLHALYPQYGFDQHKGYGTALHMQRLREHGPCPEHRRSFAPVRERLAVVP, encoded by the coding sequence ATGGAGCAGCCTAGCCTGTTCGCCGAGGTTCCCGACTTCGCCGGCATCTTGATGGCCGGCGTGGACGAGGCCGGGCGCGGGCCGCTGGCGGGCGGGGTCTATGCCGCCGCCGTCATCCTCGACCCGGGCCGGCCTGTCGACGGGCTGGCCGACTCCAAAGTACTGACCGCCGAGCGCCGCGAAGAACTTGCCGCGCACATCCAGGAGCGGGCGCTGGCCTGGTGCGTGGCCAGCGCCACGGTGCTCGAGATCGATACCCTGAATATTCTGCGCGCCACGCTGCTGGCGATGCAGCGCGCCGTCGACGGGCTGGGCCAGGCCCCGCAGGTGGCCATGGTCGACGGCAACCAGGCGCCTACGCTGCGCTGCACCGTGCAGACGGTCATCAAGGGCGACGCGCTGGTGCCGGCCATCTCGGCCGCGTCCATCCTGGCCAAGACCGCTCGCGACGCCGACCTGCAGCGGCTGCATGCCTTGTACCCGCAGTACGGCTTCGACCAGCACAAGGGTTACGGCACCGCGCTGCACATGCAACGGTTGCGCGAACATGGCCCTTGCCCCGAGCATCGGCGTAGTTTCGCGCCCGTGCGAGAGCGGCTGGCCGTCGTGCCATGA
- the lpxB gene encoding lipid-A-disaccharide synthase: MSLSIGMVAGEPSGDLLASRVIAGLRRDETVQCQGIGGPAMQAAGFDAWHPMHALTVFGYVDALKRLPSLLRTYGDVKRRWLASPPSVFVGVDAPDFNLKLELALRQAGTPTVHFVGPSIWAWRYERIHKIREAVSHMLVLFPFEEELYRKEGIPVTYVGHPLADAIPMQPDRAAARQRLGLDADARVLAILPGSRSSEIRILAPRFLQAAQQLQRRDPGLVCVVPMVNAQRRAEFEAILAQYPVPGLRCLTAEDAASGGLPVAWSALEASNAVLVASGTATLEAALFKRPMVISYYLSPWMRRIMAWKSGQQRPYLPWVGLPNVLLRDFAVPELLQDDATPDKLAEATWAALTDDAQAARVEARFAAMHRDLTRDTATLAARAILEVAHGAA, translated from the coding sequence ATGAGCCTGTCCATAGGCATGGTGGCGGGAGAGCCTTCGGGCGACCTGCTTGCCAGCCGGGTAATCGCCGGCCTGCGGCGCGACGAAACCGTGCAGTGCCAGGGCATCGGCGGGCCCGCCATGCAGGCCGCCGGCTTCGATGCCTGGCATCCCATGCATGCGCTGACGGTGTTCGGCTATGTCGACGCGCTCAAGCGCCTGCCCAGCCTGCTGCGCACCTACGGCGACGTGAAGCGGCGCTGGCTGGCCAGCCCGCCATCGGTGTTCGTGGGCGTGGATGCGCCTGATTTCAACCTGAAGCTCGAACTGGCGCTGCGCCAGGCCGGCACGCCCACGGTCCATTTCGTGGGGCCATCGATCTGGGCCTGGCGCTACGAGCGCATCCACAAGATCCGCGAGGCCGTCTCGCACATGCTGGTGCTGTTCCCGTTCGAAGAAGAGCTGTACCGCAAAGAGGGCATACCGGTCACCTATGTCGGGCACCCGCTGGCCGATGCCATCCCCATGCAGCCCGACCGCGCCGCGGCGCGCCAGCGGCTGGGGCTGGACGCCGATGCGCGGGTGCTGGCCATCCTGCCGGGCAGCCGCTCGTCGGAAATCCGCATTCTGGCGCCCCGTTTCCTGCAGGCGGCACAGCAGCTGCAGCGCCGCGATCCCGGCCTGGTGTGCGTGGTGCCGATGGTCAATGCGCAACGGCGCGCCGAATTCGAAGCCATCCTGGCGCAGTACCCGGTGCCCGGCCTGCGCTGCCTGACCGCCGAAGACGCCGCCAGCGGCGGCTTGCCGGTGGCCTGGAGCGCGCTGGAAGCCAGCAACGCCGTGCTGGTCGCCAGCGGCACCGCCACGCTGGAGGCGGCGCTGTTCAAGCGGCCCATGGTGATCTCGTACTATCTGTCGCCCTGGATGCGGCGCATCATGGCCTGGAAATCGGGCCAGCAGCGTCCGTACCTGCCTTGGGTCGGGCTGCCCAATGTGCTGCTGCGCGATTTCGCGGTGCCCGAGCTGCTGCAGGACGACGCCACGCCCGATAAACTGGCCGAGGCCACCTGGGCGGCCCTGACCGACGACGCCCAGGCGGCCCGCGTCGAGGCCCGCTTTGCCGCCATGCACCGCGACCTGACCCGCGACACGGCCACGCTGGCCGCGCGCGCCATTCTCGAGGTGGCCCATGGAGCAGCCTAG
- the lpxA gene encoding acyl-ACP--UDP-N-acetylglucosamine O-acyltransferase — protein sequence MSGNIHPTALVDPAAQVDGSVRIGPYCVVGPGVTIDAGTEIGPHCVLDGITTIGRDNRFYRFCSIGGMPQDKKYAGEPTRLVIGDRNTVREFTTFNTGTVQDGGATTLGDDNWIMAYVHIAHDCHIGSNTIIANSVQLGGHVHVGDWAIIGGLTGVHQFSKIGAHSMTGGNSSLMQDMPPYVLGAGNPCRPVGINVEGLRRRGFSAPVIASLREAYKIVYRRGLSLDEARAELRARQQSHPDAKDALQVLLDFLDASSRGIIRS from the coding sequence ATGTCAGGAAACATCCATCCCACCGCCCTGGTCGACCCGGCCGCTCAGGTCGACGGTAGCGTGCGCATCGGACCCTATTGTGTCGTGGGCCCCGGCGTGACCATCGACGCCGGAACGGAAATCGGCCCGCATTGCGTGCTGGACGGCATCACCACCATCGGCCGCGACAACCGTTTCTACCGGTTCTGCTCGATCGGCGGCATGCCGCAAGACAAGAAATATGCCGGCGAGCCCACGCGCCTGGTGATCGGCGACCGCAACACGGTGCGCGAATTCACCACCTTCAATACCGGCACCGTGCAAGATGGCGGCGCCACCACGCTGGGCGATGACAACTGGATCATGGCTTACGTGCACATTGCGCACGATTGCCATATTGGCAGCAACACGATCATCGCCAACTCGGTGCAGCTGGGCGGCCACGTGCATGTGGGCGACTGGGCCATCATCGGCGGCCTGACCGGCGTGCACCAGTTCAGCAAGATCGGCGCTCACAGCATGACGGGCGGCAACAGTTCGCTGATGCAGGACATGCCGCCGTACGTGCTGGGCGCGGGCAACCCGTGCCGGCCGGTGGGCATCAACGTCGAAGGCCTGCGCCGGCGCGGCTTCAGCGCCCCGGTCATCGCCAGCCTGCGCGAAGCCTACAAGATCGTCTACCGGCGCGGCCTGTCGCTCGACGAAGCGCGCGCCGAGCTGCGCGCCCGCCAGCAATCGCACCCCGACGCCAAAGACGCGCTGCAGGTGCTGCTGGACTTCCTCGATGCCTCCAGCCGGGGCATCATCCGGTCATGA
- the fabZ gene encoding 3-hydroxyacyl-ACP dehydratase FabZ produces the protein MELDIKAIMERLPHRYPMLLVDRVLDIVPGKSIVAIKNVSINEPFFEGHFPHHPVMPGVLITEAMAQAAALFSFTDDDGGLKCDSAKTAYYLVGIDEARFRRPVVPGDQLRLEVQAERLSRAICKYQARALVDGQIVAEAKLMCAIRSLEA, from the coding sequence ATGGAACTCGACATCAAGGCGATCATGGAGCGGCTGCCGCATCGGTACCCGATGTTGCTCGTCGATCGCGTGCTGGATATCGTGCCCGGCAAATCCATTGTCGCCATCAAGAACGTGTCGATCAACGAACCGTTCTTCGAAGGCCATTTCCCGCATCATCCCGTCATGCCCGGCGTGCTCATCACCGAAGCCATGGCCCAGGCGGCCGCGCTGTTCTCGTTCACCGACGACGACGGCGGCCTGAAGTGCGACAGCGCCAAGACGGCGTATTACCTGGTGGGCATCGACGAGGCGCGTTTTCGCCGCCCGGTCGTGCCGGGCGACCAACTGCGCCTGGAAGTGCAGGCCGAGCGCCTTAGTCGCGCCATCTGCAAGTACCAGGCCCGCGCGCTGGTCGACGGCCAGATCGTGGCCGAAGCCAAGCTGATGTGCGCCATCCGCAGCCTGGAAGCCTAG
- the lpxD gene encoding UDP-3-O-(3-hydroxymyristoyl)glucosamine N-acyltransferase, with protein sequence MPILLDPVRAPALDALLASANTQGLDWRIEAAADATLPRIRGIGTLASAGPEEISFLTNPRYQSQLAGTRAAAVIVTPDAAQALANDPSAPACARVVCPHPYLLYARLAQWFDAARRPRLPASVHPLAVVAPDAVIEDDVRIGPHCVVEAGASIGRGSTLGPGCVIGEGSSLGPDCLLHARVTLYANVRIGARAILHSGVVLGADGFGFAPDPTLGQGAWGKIAQLGGVRIGDDVEIGANTTIDRGALEDTDIGDGVKLDNQIMLGHNVRVGAHTAMAACVGVAGSTVIGSRCTIGGAAMLSGHLTLGDDVHISGGTAVTSNILQPGRYTGVYPYAEHGEWQRNAAVLQQLSQLRRRLRALEKA encoded by the coding sequence ATGCCGATCCTCCTGGATCCCGTCCGCGCGCCGGCCCTCGATGCACTGCTGGCGTCCGCCAATACCCAGGGGCTCGACTGGCGCATCGAAGCCGCTGCAGACGCCACGCTGCCCCGGATCCGCGGTATTGGCACCCTGGCTTCGGCCGGGCCGGAAGAAATCAGCTTCCTGACCAACCCGCGCTACCAGAGCCAGCTGGCCGGTACACGGGCGGCCGCCGTCATCGTCACGCCCGACGCCGCCCAGGCGTTGGCCAACGATCCCAGCGCCCCTGCCTGCGCGCGGGTGGTGTGCCCGCATCCCTACCTGCTGTACGCGCGCCTGGCGCAGTGGTTCGACGCCGCCCGGCGGCCCAGGCTGCCGGCCAGCGTGCACCCGCTGGCGGTGGTGGCGCCCGATGCCGTCATCGAAGACGACGTGCGCATCGGCCCGCACTGTGTGGTGGAGGCCGGCGCCAGTATTGGCCGCGGCAGCACGCTGGGGCCGGGTTGCGTCATCGGCGAAGGTTCCAGCCTGGGGCCCGACTGCCTGCTGCACGCACGCGTCACCCTGTATGCCAATGTGCGCATCGGCGCGCGCGCCATCCTGCACAGCGGCGTGGTGCTGGGCGCCGACGGCTTCGGCTTCGCGCCCGATCCCACCCTGGGGCAGGGCGCCTGGGGCAAGATCGCCCAGCTGGGCGGAGTGCGCATCGGTGACGACGTCGAAATCGGCGCCAACACCACCATCGACCGCGGCGCGCTCGAAGACACCGACATCGGCGACGGGGTCAAGCTCGACAACCAGATCATGCTGGGCCACAACGTGCGCGTGGGCGCCCATACCGCCATGGCGGCCTGCGTGGGCGTGGCGGGCTCCACCGTCATCGGGTCGCGCTGCACCATCGGCGGCGCGGCCATGCTGTCGGGCCACCTGACGCTGGGCGACGACGTCCACATCTCGGGCGGCACCGCGGTCACGTCGAACATTTTGCAGCCGGGCCGCTATACCGGCGTGTACCCTTACGCCGAACACGGCGAATGGCAGCGCAACGCCGCCGTGCTACAACAACTGTCGCAGCTGCGTCGACGCCTGCGGGCGCTGGAAAAAGCCTGA
- a CDS encoding OmpH family outer membrane protein, producing MMSDFALNTSSPARVKRIGKLRGALALAGALLLGSAVALPANAQGTKIGFVNTERILRESAPAKTAQSKIESEFKKRDDELQRLSSNLRAQAEKFDKDAPVLSESDRTNRQRELSRLDTELQRKRREFQEDFNRRRNEEFSAIVTKANQAIKRIAEQENYDLIVQDAVTVNPRVDITDKVIQALGK from the coding sequence ATGATGTCTGATTTCGCACTCAACACCTCGAGCCCGGCACGCGTCAAGCGCATCGGCAAACTGCGCGGTGCGCTGGCACTGGCGGGTGCGCTGCTCCTGGGTTCCGCCGTGGCGCTGCCCGCCAATGCGCAAGGCACCAAGATCGGCTTCGTGAACACCGAGCGCATCCTGCGCGAGTCGGCGCCGGCCAAGACTGCCCAAAGCAAGATCGAGTCCGAATTCAAGAAGCGCGACGACGAACTCCAGCGCCTGAGCAGCAACCTGCGCGCGCAGGCCGAGAAGTTCGACAAAGACGCGCCCGTGCTGTCCGAGTCCGACCGCACCAACCGCCAGCGCGAACTGTCGCGCCTGGATACCGAACTGCAGCGCAAGCGCCGCGAGTTCCAGGAAGACTTCAACCGTCGCCGCAACGAAGAATTCTCGGCCATCGTCACCAAGGCCAACCAGGCCATCAAGCGCATCGCCGAACAAGAAAACTACGACCTGATCGTGCAGGACGCGGTCACGGTCAACCCGCGCGTCGACATCACCGACAAGGTGATCCAGGCCCTCGGCAAATAA